A segment of the uncultured Desulfobulbus sp. genome:
TGACTCACCCCGCTACCGTACCGTCAAAACCATCCTTGAAAATAATCAGGAACAAGTCGAAAACGCTCCCGATTCTTCACTTCCCGGCATTTACACCGGCAACTCCCGTTTCCAGCGCAACACCGCTGATCTTATCCAATGAAAGGAGCGACCATGCAGCCCATGCCCGAACTCACCCCATTGCTCAAGCAACTCCGACTCTCCAGCATCCTTGAATCCCTGGCCGCCAGAAACCGCGAGGCCATAGAGGCCAAGCTCGCCTATCCCGAGTTCCTCGCCCTGCTTATCCAGGACGAGGTCGCCAGAAGAGAACAGAAAAAGTTCAGTCTCCGCGTCCGCCGCGCCGGTTTCCGTTCGCAAAAGACAATCGATTTTTGAATCTGTCTTGGCAAGTCTCCTCTGTACAAGGGAGAATCTCGCCAAGACATAATGGCCTCATTTATTCCTTACTGATACAGCTTGCCGGACAAGAGGCAATGGCCTCGTCAATGCACTCCTCTTCACCGGAGGATTCGCTTTTGACGAATGCTTTTCCAATTGCCTCGTTGAGGGCGAACACTGCTGGGCAGATCTCAATGCATGCTTCACAGCCGAGACACTCTTCCTGATCGATCCGTACTTGTTGTGCCATGGTTTTCTCCTTAAATTGATTTTGTCTTCATTCTGGAACGATGGCCATCCCATGAGTTCCATTCGAGCAAGCGCCGCTGTCCCCGGAGCGAACGGACATAGGTCGCATCGTGCCCAACTTCAAGACATCCTAAATACTCACCTTGCTGATTGTGCAGGGCCAGATATTGGATGTGGATAAATTTTTCGCCAAGCTCCAGACAGAATTCTGCGTGCTTCCGCTCCCCCTTCTTGAATGCCTCCAGTATCTCCGTGACCATATGCAGCGATTTGGGAGGGTGGCAGTTCTTGACATCCCGGCCTATCGCCGCTGGGCTTCTCGGAAAAATGCGGTGACTGCTGCCTGAGTAGTAGGCAACCTTATCGTCGGCATCGACAAAGCTGATGTCAACGGGCAGGTTGCAGAGCATGGCGTTGACCACCTCGGGCGACAGTTGCCCAGTGGCAAGGTCTATCAGTCCCGTTGTCGGTTCGCTGGTCACTGGTTCCGCCATTTCGACGGCCCACTCATCACCGGGAGTAATGTCAAAGGCATACCCGATCTCCTCCTCTCCCAATCGGCAACGATGCCAATCTTTTTCGGATAGAATTTTCAGGGTCATGGGAAAGAGGATGCGTTCTTCCTTCTGGACCATGTCGTCAACGGCGTCCGATAGGTCCGCCAAAGCCTTTCGCGCCGCGCTGCGATCTTTGCCGGCCAGCAAGTCTTTCGTTTGTCGGAATTGGCGCCGAATATCGTCGTGTACTTCCCACATCACTTTTCCGGGTGCGGAAAGACCGTGTCATTCCAGCAGTGGAAAGAGCTGATTCTCTTTTCACACATAGTGCACGTGCAGCTCCGCCAACTCCTGCACCAGAAATCGAAGCTGGCCGACGACAAATGACCAGACCGTCTCCCCTGGTTTCTCCCCAATCTTCTGTAATTCCTCGTGGAGCTCAATCAATAATTCCCTGGCCTGACTGTTATCTTCCATGAAGGTGTGCACTGGATGCCCTGGTGGCATGGACACCTCTTCCTGAACCTCCAGAGCGCTTTTGATGAGTGCCGCGTGTAGATGGCACATCTTTTTAATCTCACTTTCCGACAATCCTTCTTTCACCAATGTCTGTTCAAGCGAGGCTATTTCGTCGGGAGTAATGTCGCCCACGGTCTGGGTAAATTTTCCTGAAGGGTGGCAAGCTCCGCGCCCTCGTGCAACTCTCGGATTATTTCCTTGAGCGCTGCCAGTCGCTGTTCCCTGGGTAATCCATTGGTTTGCACCTCCTGCTCCTCTGAAGGAGGCGGAACAATCTCAACTGCTGTGCCGGTTGAGGCCATAATTTCCCTTGGGTAAACCCCCGGCTTTGCCGGGGGACTCCAACAGTTTGACGGTTACTGGATTGCAGAAAAAAAACAATTGATTGCGTTCTTGATCGTCTTTGTTGAGATCAACAATGCAAAGAGCATAGGCAAGAATCAACACAATTTTTTCTGATGCTTAATTCCCAGATTTCAATGAGGAATCGATCAACGAATACCGGAGCATCAGTTTTTGCTTATACTCACACAAAACAACAAGAGTCAGAATCGAAAGATAATAGATGCGAACTCGTGATATTTTATTGCTGGATCTTGCCAACAACTTGACCACCAAGGGTGGTCAGTGGATCAGTTGCATATGCCGCTTTGAGCGGCTCCCAGTCTTTCAAGCCACCGGCTTTGCCGGTGGTCTTTGACTTTGCCTGCAATGAAGAGCATCAGATCAAGGACACGTTCATTTCCCATGGCGGCAGCTTTCTCGATGGTAGAAACCCGTCCCATGGTTTGGCGAAGTAGGGTGTTTTTCAGTTTTTCAAAGGCAGTGTTATGCGTTGCCAGTGCATCGATGAGTACGGGGTACTCTTGGGTAAGTGTGTAGATGGTCGTTTCTTTTGTCAGTAACATGGTCGCCTCTCGAATTTCGCTGTTGGATACTTGCTTATTCCTGCGGATATCCTTAAATCGGAGGCGCGATGGTCACCAGAAGTCGCATTTTAGTTGCCGCTTCCACCCCATGCGGTTCTCGGATTTGCGAGATAAGCAAATCTCCGGTCTTGGCCGATATTTTGGTGTCGTTGCCCAGGAAGTAACCTTCCCCTTCGAGGACGAGAATGGATAGCTCGCCATCCAGGTCGTGGGAATGAACCGGGAAGGTGACACCGGCATCGAGATTGAAATTGATGATTTTGAAATACTGCGAATCTTCAACGAGAAAATACCCTTTCATGGATCCCGCTGTGAACGTATTGGTTGTGGCAAGGTCTATTGTTTTCATGATTGTCTCCTGGCGTGTAGTGGTTTGGTGGAGTTGCGCACCGTCGTTTGTCTTTATGAAGCATGCGCTGTGCCAGAAAATATTAAGATACATTACGATGAGTTACAGGTGTCATTTTCAATATTACAACATAGAAACGTTGTCATATTGGAACTCATGTTGTATTTTTTAAAACATGAAACGACTCGAAACCCTTTCTATTATCGCCCAAGACCTGACCGCGGTCTTTGGCGCCGAAGATCGATATCAGCGACTGCTGGAAGCGCTCCGTTTGGCCATCCCCTATGATTCGGCAGCGCTCCTTCGGCTTGATCAGGGCATGCTCACTCCCATCGCTTCCATGGGGTTGAAGCCAAAGGCTATCAGTACGCGTTTTCGACGGAGTGAGCATCCTCGGCTCGATATTATCTGCAGCTCAAGCGAACCAACGCTCTTTTCAAGTGACAGTACCTTGCCGGATCCCTTTGATGGGTTACTGGAAATCGACCTGGAAAGCGTTCACCACATTCACGCCTGTCTCGGGTGCCCGTTATTGGTGCGAGATCAGTTGGTGGGCGTGCTGGTTTTTGACGCGATCGATCCACTCGCGTTCAGTCATCTGCCCACGCAATACATCCAGGTGATCGCCTCGCTGGCCAGCGCGCAAATGCAGACCGTTGAACTGCTCTCTACACTTGAAAAGGAAGCAGAGCGCCAAGGCTTGTTGGCCATTGATCTGATGCAGGATATTCAGCAGCAAAGGGGGTATGAGATCCTCGGCACCAGCACCCAGATCAAGCGTTTGCGCCAGGAAATAGAGCTTGTGGCCCCCTCTGATTTTACCATCCTCATATTGGGTGAGACCGGTGTCGGTAAGGAACTGGTGGCCAGGTCGATTCATAATCGCTCACGACGCCGTGACAAACCGCTGCTGTATTTGAATTGTGCCGCGCTGCCCACGGACCTTGCTGAAAGCGAACTCTTCGGCCATGTCAAAGGTGCCTTTACGGGGGCGATTGCCGATAGAATAGGAAAGTTTGAATTGGCCCATGGTGGGACGCTGTTCCTGGACGAGATTGGTGAACTCTCGCTTGAAATTCAGGCGAAGTTGCTCAGAACTGTACAGGAAGGGGAGGTGCAACGCGTGGGTTCTGAAAAGATCCAGCGTGTTGATGTGCGACTGATCACCGCGACCAATAGGAATCTTGAAAAGGAGGTCGCTGCCGGAAATTTCCGAGCAGATCTCTACCATAGATTACACGTCTATCCCATAATCGTTCCGCCTCTGCGGGAGCGGCTTGAGGATATTCCAATGCTTTCAAAATATTTTGCCCAGAAAGCCGGCGCTCAGCTGAGACTCCACCAGGTTCGCATCGATGAGGATGTTGTCGCCATGCTCCTGCGCTACCAGTGGCCTGGCAATGTGCGTGAGCTGGATAATGTTATCTCCCGAGCGGTACTCAAGGCATCGGCCAATAAACTCGTTGGCGATGTTATCGTGACGCCGGATTTTGTCAGCGGTGATCTGAACATGCCGGCATCAGCCTCGCCAATCAGCTTTCAAAGCAGTTCTCCTCAGCGGCCCAGCGGACGTTCTTTCCGTGCCGAGGTGAAGGCCTTTGAAATCCAGCTTATCGAGCAGGCATTGGCGAGCCATCAGGGGAACTGGGCAGCTGCGGCTCGGGAGCTTGATATGAACCGCAGTAATTTGCACAATTTGGCAACACGGTTGGGGATTCGTCACAAAAAAATGGCGAATTAAGGGACGCTTCAGAATACGGAAATATTAGCACGTCAAGCTTGCCTGATGGCAAGCTTGGCATGTCCGCGAATTGTATCTGGAATCAACGAGTAACTTTCCGATCCACGTATAATCAGGGATAACCTCAAGCCTTGCCTTCCTATAACAGCCTGAGACTGCCAGTATCAATCTTATTTACGCCTTTGGTTCTGTCCCAAAAATTGAGGCCATTTCTTTTATATGCCTCGGAATAACGGCGGCATGATTTTGTCGCTTTAGTCTTTGTTCTCATAAGTCACCATTGCCAGGGGGGATACTCGCTTAACAGGGTGTCCGTCGAAAATAGGCAGGTTCATTTTTTCTTCCTCCCAAAGGCCTGCGACACCAGAACAAAGAAAAAGGGAATGAACAGCAGGTCGATGAAGGTAGCCGAGAGCAGGCCACCAGTCACCGCCGTGCCGATAGCGTTTTGTGCTCCAGCGCCGGCACTCTTGGTCAGGGCCAGGGGGAGGGTACCGAAGAAAAAGGCCAGGGAGGTCATGATGACCGGCCGCAGCCTGATCTTGACCGCAGAGAGTGTGGCGTCCACCAGTTCGTGTCCCTGGCGCATCTGTTCCTTGATGAACTGGATGATGAGAATGGCGTTCTTGGTGGACAGGCCTACCGTGGTCAAGAGGCCTATTTGTAGGTAGACGTCGTTGGGCAGAGCGCGGAAGGCGACCGCCGTGACCGCGCCAACTAGGCCCAGGGGCAGCATCAGCAGGTTGACAAAGGGGATGGTCCAGCTTTCATACAGGGCAGCCACCGAGAGGAAAACCACCAGCAGGGAGATGGCATAGAGGGAAGGAGCCTGTGCGCCGGCATGTTTTTCTTCGTAGGAGAGGCCGGTCCATTCATAACCGATGCCAGTGGGCAGCTCGGCAACCATTCGCTCCATCTCGGTCATGGCCTCACCGGTGCTGATACCCGGTGCAGCCTGCCCCTGAATTTCCACCGAAGGAATGCCGTTGTAGCGTTCCAACCGTGGCGAGGCATAGCGCCAGTGACCGCTGGAAAAGGCGGAAAAGGGCACCATGTGACCACTTGAGTTGCGCACATACCAGTTTTTAATATCCTCAGGCAGCATACGAAAGGGGGCGTCGGCCTGGACATAAACCTTTTTGACCCGGCCGTCTTGGATGAAATCGTTAACATACTTGCTGCCCCAAGCCGTGGTCAGCACGGTGTTGATGTCGGCTGCGGAAACTCCCAGGGATCCGGCGCGGTTGTCGTCGATATCCAGCTTGTATTCCGGTGAATCGTCCTGGCCGTTGGGGCGGACCGCGACCAGTTTGGGATTTTTCCGCGCCTCGCCAAGCAGCTGCGCCCGGGCCTGCATCAGTTGTTCATGGCCCAGGCCGCCGCGATCCTGGAGTTGCAGATCAAAGCCGTTGGCCACGCCCAGCTCGATAACCGCAGGCGGGGCAAAGGCAAAGGCCAGGCCGTCGCGAAACTGGGAAAAGGCTTTCATCGCCCGCATGGCGATGGCCGGGGCCTTCAGGTCCGGCGTCCGGCGAAGGCTCCAATCCTTGAGTTTGACAAAGGCCAACCCCATGTTCTGGCCGCGACCGGCAAAGCTGAAGCCGGAGATGGTGATGACCCCTTTCACGGTCTGCGGTTCATTGGTGAGGAAGTGGTGCTCCAACTGCTTGATAACATCGTTGGTCCGTTCCTGGGTCGCACCGGCGGGCAGCTGCACCTGGCAGATGAGAAACCCCTGGTCCTCCTCAGGAAGAAAGGAGGTGGGCAGGCGGAGGAACAAGTGGGCCATGGCGGCTACGATTAGGGCATAGATGAACAGATAGCGCCATTTACGGCTGAACGAGCGGCCAACGATACCCTCGTATTTATGGCGGCAGAAGTCGAAGCAGCGGTTGAACCACTTGAAAAAACGACAGAAGGGGCCGCATTCTCCCGGAGTGTGTCCCTGTTCCACTGGCATCAGCAGGGTGGAGCACAGCGCAGGGGTCAGAATCATGGCCACTAACACCGAGAGAATCATGGCGGAAATGATAGTGATCGAAAACTGACGGTAAATGACGCCGGTGGAACCGCCGAAAAAGGCCATGGGCAGGAAAACGGCGGTCAGCACAGTGGCGATGCCCCAAAGGGCGCTGGTGATTTGCTCCATGGATTTGATGGTGGCATCATGGGGCGAGAGTCCCTCTTCGGACATGATCCGCTCCACGTTTTCCACCACTACAATGGCATCGTCCACCAGCAGGCCGATAACGATGACTAGGGCAAACATGGTCAGGGTGTTGATGGAAAATCCTGCCGCCGCAAGCACGCCCATGGTACCGAGCAGGACCACCGGAACGGCGATGGTGGGAATGAGGGTGGCACGCAGGTTCTGCAGGAAGAGGTACATGACGATGAACACCAGGAACACCGCCTCTATCAGGGTATGAATGACCTCCTCGATGGAGATCTTGACGAAAGGCGTGGTGTCGTAGGGATAGACCACCTTCATCCCCGGCGGGAAGAATTTCGACAACTCCTCCATCTTGGCCTTGATCCGGTCGCCGGTTTCCAGGGCATTGGCACCCGAGGCCAGACGGATGGCCATGCCGCCCATAGGCTTGCCGTTGTAAAAGGACTGGAGCGAGAAGTTCTCGGTGCCGATCTTGGTGGTGGCCACATCCTTGAGCCGAACTACGGATCCGTTGCTGTTGGTACGGAGAATAATGCCGTCGAACTGTTCCGGCGTCTGCAGCAGGGTGCGGGCGGTGACCGTGGCGTTGAGCTGCTGCCCCTTGATCGCGGGTAGGCCGCCGAACTGTCCGGCAGAAACCTGAGCGTTCTGCGCCTCCAGGGCCGCGACCACGTCATTGGTGGTCAGGTTATAGCTGAGGAGTTTGGCCGGGTTAAGCCAGATGCGCATCGCATTTTGGGTGCCGAACATCAGCAGCTCGCCTACGCCGTCCAGGCGACTGATGATGTCCTGCAGATTGGAGACCATGTAGTCGGTAAGGCCGTTACGGTCAAGCGTGCCCTCCTCGGAAACTAGGCCGATGATCAGCAGGAAGTTGCGGGTCGACTTGACCACCGCGATGCCCTGGCGCTGAACTGCGTCTGGAAGTAGGGGCACGGCCAACTGCAGCTTGTTCTGCACCTGTACTTGGGCGATGTTGGGGTCGGTCCCGGCCTTGAAGGTGAGCGTGATGCTCACCGATCCGGCGGAGTCGCTGGTGGAGGCCATGTAGATCAGGTTGTCGATACCGTTGAGCTTCTGTTCGATTACCTGGGTGACCGTGTCCTGTACCGTCTGCGCCGATGCCCCGGGGTAGGTGGCGTTGATGGCGATCTGCGGTGGCGCGATGGCCGGGTATTGGGAGACGGGCAGCTTCTTGATGGAGAGCAGGCCCGCCAGCATGACCATGATGGCGATGACCCAGGCGAAAATAGGACGATTGATGAAGAAGCGGGGCATGGCTGTCGCTCCTTATTTCACGGTTGCGGGTTGTGGGGTCGGGCTTACACTAAAGGGGCGCACTTTGACCTGCATTTCCGGCCGAATCCGCTGCACCCCCTCGACAATTACCCGGTCGCCGGGCTTAATACCGTCGGTGACCAGCCAAGCATCGCCCACCGTGCGTTCGGTCTGGAGGATGCGACGCTCAACCTTGTCGCCGGCACCAGCCACCAGGGCAATCGCATGGCCGGCAGTATCGCGGCTGACGCCCCGTTGCGGAACGAGCAGGGCGTTTTCCCGCACGCCTTCCTGGATGATGGCGCGGACGAACATGCCGGGGAGGAGCAGTTGATCCGGGTTGGCGAACAAGGCCCGAAGGGTGACCGAACCGGTGCTTTGGTCTACGCTGACCTCACTGAATTTGAGGATGCCGTCGTGGGTATAGGAGGTGCCGTTTTCCAACTCCAGTTTCACCGTAGCCTGGGCGGGATTGCTTTTAAGGGTGCCGGCGGCCAGATTCTGTTTGAGCTGGAGCAAGTCGGCGCTGGCTTGGGTAACATCGACATAGACCGGGTCAAGCTGTTGGATGTTGGCCAGGGCGGTCCCCTGGTTGGCGGTCACCAGGGCGCCGGCGGTGACCGCGGAACGACCGATATGGCCGGAGATCGGGGCCGTGACCCGAGTGTAGTTGAGGTTGATCTGCGCCATGTCCACGGCAGCCTTGGCGGCTCTGATCTCGGCAACGCCCTGGTCGTAGGCCGCGACAGCGTCTTCATAATCCTGGCTACTGACCGCCTTGGTCGGCACTAGCCGGCGATAACGCTCGGCATGCTGCTTGAGGTTGACGCTGTTGGCCTCGGCCTTGGCGAGGCTGGCCTTGGCGCTGGCGAGGCTGGCCCTGTAGGTGGCGGGGTCAATCTGGTACAGTACCTCGCCTTCCTTGACCTCGCCGCCTTCGGTAAAGAGACGCTTGAGGATGATGCCGCTGACTTGGGGCCTGATCTCGGCCTCGAGGTGGGGCGTTATCCGGCCAGGAAGAATGGTGGTCAGGGTGACGGCCTGCTCTTGGATGGTGACCACCGAAACCTCAGGCGCGGGTTTGGCCTGGGCCGCATCGCCAGAGGTGTTCTTTTCCTTGCATCCGGTGATGAGCACAAGCGTGACCAGGAGTGGTAGAAGGGGCAGATATCGGCTGAGGTTCCGCATAACCATGATGGTTTCCTTGGGAGAAGGGGAAAGTGGAGGCGGTAAAATTTTTGAGACAGCACCTTGTATATGGTAATTGTTCTATGGGCTGTATGTAACAGATTGTTGCACCTTAGGCCGGTATTTACCAATGAACGGGAATCGATGCGAGTCTTGGTTAAGAAAAATTCACAGATTTTTTTCTCCACGGACGCCGCTGCCTGGGTGCATTGAATAGGGCCAGTGCGATTTGCCTGGTAGAGTATCTCTCAGACCTTTTGGGCCGAGAAGTCCAAGGATCAATACCCTTTTGGTCCCGGAATGGAAGCAACATTTCTAGGAAAGGTGAGGGAGGAAATCCTGCCCGTTGGTTCGCTCCTTGTCAGGAAGAACCTCAAACCCTTGCCTACGCAAAACAGGTTAATATTGCCAGTTCCCATCTTGATTATGCCCCAATGCTGTGCAAAAGGTTGGGGCCACCTCTTTTTTCTACAGTCCCACCATCTTTGATAATGTTGATTAATCGATGATCAGTTTCAGAGAAGAAACTCTTGGTCCGGTTGCTCCGGTGATTCTCCATGGCTCTGAATCAGAATTTTTAAAGCGGGTCAACGATAGCGACTACGGTCGAACAGCCTGTTTGTATATACAAATTCGTCAAAGGCGATGTTTTTGTTTAGAGGACTGGGCATCGGTATCATCGAAATCAATGAAATCAAACCAACCTCTGCTGGGGCACTTTTCGAGGGGATGAAAAACAGCGTGATAGGGAGAGAAGGTGCCCTTGGAATTTGGCCTCCCTCCGAGTGCTAGTGACTCTAAGTGGCCAAATCAGTTTCTCCACGACAATTTTCTCGTTTTATTAGCTATATAAGAAAAATAGAATCCTGGAGGCCTTACTTTAGGCCTCGCACACATAGTTGCCGTGGATAGTGGGATTTTGCAGTAAGTCACTTAAGGCGATATCGCTGATCATGTGTAACGCTTCAGATAGAGCCCGGAATGAGGTAGAATTATATTTATGAATGGTGCGGAAAAGAGAAAGCTTGGTTACTGGGAAGTCACCTCCATCGGCGTTGGTGGAATGGTTGGAGGAGGAATATTCGCCGTCCTCGGCCTGTCGGTGAAGCTGACGGAGGGAGGGGCACCACTGGCCTTCCTGATTGCAGGCATTGTTGCCCTTGTCACTTCTTACTCCTATGTGAAACTTTCCGTCACATTCCCTAGCCAAGGTGGGACGGTCGCCTTCCTCGACCGTGCCTTCGGGCCGGGGCTTCTGACCGGGAGCGCCAATATCCTCCTCTGGATCAGCTATATCGTCATGCTTTCCCTCTACGCCTATGCCTTCGGCAGCTACGGAGCGACCCTCTTCCCTACCAGTTCGCATCTGCCGTGGAGGCATATCCTAATCACCGGGGGAGTTGTCGTCATCTCTGCTCTCAACCTGCTTAGTGCCAGGCTGATAGGTGAGGCGGAAGATCTGATAGTACTGGTCAAATTATCGATCCTGGTACTCTTTATTGCCGTTGGTTTCGGCGGGGTAGATGGTGCACGTCTCATTCCTTCGACCTGGGCATCGCCGGTGAACATCGTGGCCGGGGGAATGATCATTTTCCTGGCCTAAGAGGGGTTTGAGTTGATAGCTAACACAGCCCAAGACGTGCGGGACCCGCAGAGGACCCTGCCCAGGGCATATTATTCTTCCGTCGGTTTCGTGATCGTTCTTTACGTCCTCGTGGCTATTATCACTGTCGGTAGCCTGCCTTTGGATGCGATCGTAGGAGCTCGTGACTACGCATTGGCAGAGGCGGCTCGCCCTTCCCTGGGGCAGACCGGTTTCCTTCTTATCGCGATAGCAGCGGTGCTTTCCACTGCTTCCGCAATGAACGCGACAATCTACGGGGCGGCCAGGCTCAGTTACGTCATCGCCAAGGACGGCGAGCTTCCAGAACTGTTGGAGCGCAAGGCGTGGGGCAGACCGGTCGAGGGGTTACTGATCACCTCGACGGCGACACTGCTGCTGGCCAACTTCATTGACCTCTCCAGTCTTTCAACCATGGGAAGCGCTGGGTTTCTTCTGATATTTTCGGCAGTTAATGGAGCAAATGCCAAGCTTTCAAGGGAAACCTGGAGCTCGAAATGGCTCTCCCTTGTGGGCGTCGGACTTTGTCTCGCGGCGCTGATATCCCTTTTGGCCGTGACAGTGACCAACGCACCCGGTCGTCTCTGGATACTTTTCATCATGGCTGGGGGGGCCTTTTCTCTGGAGTTTGCCTACCGCTTGGCAACTGGGAGGGTCATATCCCTCCCCAATAACGAAAGCAGAAAGTAAGTTCCGGGAAGTTACTCCGCATGAGCCTTGCCTCTATGTCGTCAAGGTCCTGGCTATAAACCATTGCGAGTATAAAAAATGGATCTGATATTTGCCTTGTTGGTCCTCGTCGTGATATTGGTGGCGGTTTTCGATTTCACCAACGGGTTCCATGATGCCGCCGACATGGTTGCTACGGCCATCGCCTCGCGGGCCATGAAGCCGGGCATGGCCATCGGTATTGTCACCTGTTTCACCTTTATTGCTCCCTTTACCGTGGGCTTGGCAGTGGCGAATACGGTAGGCACTTTTGTGGATGTAGGGGCAGTTTCAACCATTGAGGGTGAAAGCCTCGTCATAGCGGCCCTTCTCGCTGCGGTGAGCTACAATCTGGTCACCTGGTGGCTGGGCTTTCCCTCTTCTTCCTCCAATTCTCTCGCCGGTGGCCTTGTTGGGGCAGGGCTTTATACCGTGGGCATTGCCCATATCGATTGGGGGATCACAGCCCTGCAAAACGGTCATCTCCAGGGGATGACGAAAGTCGTGGCAGGGCTGTTTGTTTCGCCTTTCTTAGGTTTTGTCATTGGTTTTTTGACGATGAAGCTCTTTCTCCGCCTCCTCTCCCGAGCGACAAAAAAGCTCACTCGTCTGTTCATCGTCTCTCAGTATTTGAGTGTGGCTTGGCTAGGTTTTTCCCATGGTGCCAATGATGCGCAGAAGGGGATGGCTATCATCGGCATGATGTTGCTTGCCAGCGGCGTTACCACTGAATTTGCCGTCCCTGTGTGGGCTATCTTTCTTTGCGCCTCGGCCATTACCCTGGGGACTCTGTTTGGTGGTTGGCGTATCATCAAGACCCTGGGCTTCGACCTGTTTCGTGTGAAGATCATTCATTCCGTTGCCAACCAACTGGGGGCTGCACTGATCAATAGCATCGCCACCCTGAGCGGTGCGCCTACCTCCACCACCCAGGTCGTGACGGCGACTCTGTTGGGCAATGGTGCTGCTGAAAAGCCGCAGCATGTGAAGTGGCAAACGGCACGGGGCATCGTGGCTGGTTGGTTTATGAACGTGCCTACGTCCATACTTTTGGGTTGGTTATACTGTTTTCTTTTTCTCAAGTTCTGGGGGTAAGTATGGGGTTTATTCAAAAATTCATTCTGCCAAAAGAGGTGGACCTGACGACAGCACTGCAGGTGCAGACTTCAGCCACACGGAGCATTGTCCATGGCCTCTATGCCGCTTACATCCTCCATGAAAACGACGCCTTCCACACCATTATGAACGATACCCACGAAACCAGGGCCATAAAGACGAAAAATATGAAGGAGTTGTTAGATGTCTTCATCGCCCCTTACGACAAGGAGTCCATTTTCCGTATCATCACCCAGCTCGACTGGATAGCCTTAAGCGTTAAACATTTCGTCATTGAGGTTGAAGCGTATAACAATAGGCACGCCCTTGATGTGTACCGTGATATCTTCGAACTGCTCAAAGATATGGCGAGCCTGCTGGAAGACGGATTCAAGCAACTCGCCACCAAGGAAGTGCCCAGCATGGATCTAATCCATGACAAATATGATCTGGTGGTGGAATACCGCGCCCAACACATTGCGAAACTGATGCAAGAGGATGACTGTAAGCGCATCCTCATCCATACGGAGATTCTGGCGCAGCTTAAGGAGATCGCCAAACGCATGCGTGTTTCCGCCAACACGCTTGAGGACATGGCTATTAAGATCATGTAAAGGGCGTAATGCCACAGTGACCAACTCGATATGTACCGGACACAGAGGGAAATGAAAGCCCTTGGAAAACAGAATGCCAGGCCTGATTCATCACCTGCGCAAGAGGGAAGAGCACGGATAATCATTGCAACGGGAAACCGATAATGAACAAGAATGCTGTGTGGGCACTCCTTCTGCTGGTCGCCTTTATCGGTGCCTGGTTTGGATATCATTGGTTTTTGCTTCCTTCAGGCGGCGGATTGCAGATAACAGGCACGGTGGAAGGAACAGAGCTTAATATTTCCGCCAAGATAGCCAGTCGCATAGCCAGACTTTCCTTGCAGGAAGGGGATACG
Coding sequences within it:
- a CDS encoding ATP-binding protein, with amino-acid sequence MQPMPELTPLLKQLRLSSILESLAARNREAIEAKLAYPEFLALLIQDEVARREQKKFSLRVRRAGFRSQKTIDF
- a CDS encoding ferredoxin, with product MAQQVRIDQEECLGCEACIEICPAVFALNEAIGKAFVKSESSGEEECIDEAIASCPASCISKE
- a CDS encoding PAS domain-containing protein encodes the protein MWEVHDDIRRQFRQTKDLLAGKDRSAARKALADLSDAVDDMVQKEERILFPMTLKILSEKDWHRCRLGEEEIGYAFDITPGDEWAVEMAEPVTSEPTTGLIDLATGQLSPEVVNAMLCNLPVDISFVDADDKVAYYSGSSHRIFPRSPAAIGRDVKNCHPPKSLHMVTEILEAFKKGERKHAEFCLELGEKFIHIQYLALHNQQGEYLGCLEVGHDATYVRSLRGQRRLLEWNSWDGHRSRMKTKSI
- a CDS encoding DUF438 domain-containing protein codes for the protein MGDITPDEIASLEQTLVKEGLSESEIKKMCHLHAALIKSALEVQEEVSMPPGHPVHTFMEDNSQARELLIELHEELQKIGEKPGETVWSFVVGQLRFLVQELAELHVHYV
- a CDS encoding DUF1858 domain-containing protein; its protein translation is MLLTKETTIYTLTQEYPVLIDALATHNTAFEKLKNTLLRQTMGRVSTIEKAAAMGNERVLDLMLFIAGKVKDHRQSRWLERLGAAQSGICN
- a CDS encoding cupin domain-containing protein → MKTIDLATTNTFTAGSMKGYFLVEDSQYFKIINFNLDAGVTFPVHSHDLDGELSILVLEGEGYFLGNDTKISAKTGDLLISQIREPHGVEAATKMRLLVTIAPPI
- the norR gene encoding nitric oxide reductase transcriptional regulator NorR, which translates into the protein MKRLETLSIIAQDLTAVFGAEDRYQRLLEALRLAIPYDSAALLRLDQGMLTPIASMGLKPKAISTRFRRSEHPRLDIICSSSEPTLFSSDSTLPDPFDGLLEIDLESVHHIHACLGCPLLVRDQLVGVLVFDAIDPLAFSHLPTQYIQVIASLASAQMQTVELLSTLEKEAERQGLLAIDLMQDIQQQRGYEILGTSTQIKRLRQEIELVAPSDFTILILGETGVGKELVARSIHNRSRRRDKPLLYLNCAALPTDLAESELFGHVKGAFTGAIADRIGKFELAHGGTLFLDEIGELSLEIQAKLLRTVQEGEVQRVGSEKIQRVDVRLITATNRNLEKEVAAGNFRADLYHRLHVYPIIVPPLRERLEDIPMLSKYFAQKAGAQLRLHQVRIDEDVVAMLLRYQWPGNVRELDNVISRAVLKASANKLVGDVIVTPDFVSGDLNMPASASPISFQSSSPQRPSGRSFRAEVKAFEIQLIEQALASHQGNWAAAARELDMNRSNLHNLATRLGIRHKKMAN